From the Acipenser ruthenus chromosome 5, fAciRut3.2 maternal haplotype, whole genome shotgun sequence genome, the window tatgatggattttgtgtggtgTATTATGAAAAAGTGTGAGAATTAAGAAAAAGTCACTGTGGAGGAAACAGAACAGACATCACAAAAATCGTGCTGGCCGGAATAAAACCAGAAGTTACGTATGAAAAGGTAAACACACATGGCGACTGCCGCTGAAAACATCGAAGATGAAGTCGAAGGGAACATTTTAGGGAACAGATGCCACAACCCTACATTTCTGAACAACCGATGAGGCAGTGAgatcccactgatcaacagaggCAGCGACTAAATGGGGATCGACAAGAATCCAAAATCTGTGGCGGAACAGCAACGCTGCTTGGTGAGTGTAATTTCCAAAACTGTAATGTGTTTGATTACCAATAATATACGCTTCAGTCTCTATACTCTGTAattagtttatattagtttagCGATTGTCTGTTATGGCCTATAATACCCAATTTTGTCATTTTGTCTGTGAtcacagaacagcagatcacTGACAGTGACACTGTGAAATCTAAAAtgataaattacaaacattacaataatgtacagtagacatAAGGATTGATAAGATGGCACTATATAAAGCAGATAAGACAACTTCAGCAATGAATATAGAAAAATATATGTTTCTTTACTCACCATGATATCAGTGGTACAAATTTGCTGATGCAGTAAAGTTCGGATAGTTGTTTGTAATCCAGAAATACAGGTTTATACTTCAATATGGTAATGACATAACAACTATTTATATGTTTTGTATCCTGATgatgcacacacaataattaaagtctctatataatttaaaaagtgaGTGCAGATATTATGACCATAGGTTTCTGTCAAAAAGagtaatgtaactgaaatactgtaacttacttgcccagcagcactgggaaatgtatttattattatttttgtagtaggttttattttttaatgggaaaagggtaaagtcaatgtgaactgatgaaccatttccacagtgttttccagtgttttccggtgtttattgcctatccaccgatttaatttgGTTTTTTTGTATTgagggtgttttattgggttttatcggttaaaaccgaaaatcagaagccctatgtataatTAATATTCTGATATTGGTGCATCGGGGCTCCTGGTAAATCTAAGATGTGGCGTAGTCAAACTTTATTATCCAACGGTAATAAGTTGCCCCCCTGCCACAtttggcgtagtcggcaggatcaTTTCCCAAGGAGACAGGTATTTGATtggttttcatatatatatatatatatatatatatatatatatatatatatatatatatatatatatatacagtcacctccaaaattattggaacccttgataaagatgagcaaaaaagactgtataaaataaataatcccaGTACTGAGCTAtgttgtaattttccaacatgtggaatatatttgactttattaatgattcaatggaatcaaccaaaattacacatttctcaaattataaatttatttacaaataaaatgaagtgtcacaattattggcacccttgttttcagtactgtgtgcaccctcctcttgcaaggataacggcactgagtctttttctataatgtttaatgagattggagaacacattgggagggatcttagaccattcctccatacagaatctttccagatccttgatatccttcggtctgtatttatggactgccctcttcaattgaaaccacaggttttcaatggggttcaagtccggagacagatggccattgcaaaatgttgattttgtggtcaattaaccatttctttgtgggttttgatgtgtgcttggggtcactgtcttgctggaagatccacttgcagccaagtttcagcctcctggcagaggcaaccaggttttagCTGCTGTTAGTCCTGCCAACAACAGTCATCGTTTCTGAAGGTTAACATTAATTTGTGAGTTGTCACTGAGAAGGAGCAGTCGGGGACTCTGCGGCACTTTCACATTAGTCACATCAGAAAGCACAATACATATTTCCAGAAGCGTTCGATTTCAGGACATTCCCAGAGCATATGTAGATAAGTTCTTGTCACATCCTGAGTGTATTTATGACAGAGAGGATCTGGAGCAATCTTCATCTGAAATCACCGGtatggtgttgcatatattctaTGCGCTAATTTAAAGTGAATTATCTGGTGTGCTAGATTTTTTGAGGACGAAAAGATATTGTCCCATAATGCATCCGTGAGTTATTttggcctaaacttggtagaaataccaaaaattcacatttcagagggggttaaagacttgaaaccaaaagtgtttcacaaaatttggaagagtggtccctaaggttcttcaacaatactaacattttaggacccgcatcccctacagggtaaagggttgggctgaagtttgaataaaactcatcacttacccctcgtctggcaacttgccaaaagtcagttaggtgctcctagtatttttttctcaaaagcccTGTTCATTCGTCggtagcgtctaagttgagccctgggtgatttttctggtcagggcCACTTTTTCAGTTTAGGTTGACCTTTACCAGGTCACAGCTCGgaggggaaataaaaaaataaatgattagcatttctgaactcagcggtcCTGAAAACCCCCAAATACCCCTTTTCTGGTTGTTGGCATGAAAATATTATTTGTGCTTGAcataacacacactgctgttgTGTACAGGAACTCACCAAAATACACATCACAGAAGTATAGTAATAACACTCTCCATCCCCGATGTGTTTGTAACTTTGTTAAAAGCAGTTAATGGGTCTAATGAGGGTTGAATCAGGGGAAAATGCAGGGCAAGGATAAGCACAcactcattattatttgtttattttagcagacgcctttatccaaggcaccttagagactagggtgcattaactatacatcagctgcagagtcacttacatctcacccgaaagatggagaacaaggaggttaagtgacttgctcagggtcacacaacagtcagccgggatttgaactggggacctcctggttacaagcccctttctttaccCCTTCCCCACACCATGCTCTGCGTACTCGATCTGTGTAACCCAGTGACTGATAGCATTTCAGTATTCAATCAAACACATATCTTAAATATAATGTACAGAGTGAccatgaaccttttttttttttttaatcattattcaGATTTAATAAGTGGTTGATTTTATTCAGCAATAGATTACCTGTTTAGGGCAATTAGATTTTTGTAATAAACATATCGAAAAAAAGCCCAAATATTAAAACATGTCCAACACGCACTAAATCTGGTAAATTGCAGAAGCATTAAAAAGGCAGAACCTACAACATTTCTAAAGAACAATTTGAATATCATGGGCAGTCCATTCATTCCAACAGCAGGTACTCACTCCAATAATGTTTTTGAACCACTATTCTTCATGACGTTGGAAACGGAATGTGAATATTCAAAGCCCAGATCTGTATTAGGAGCCATACATTGGGTGAAGCTATGTGGGGCAAAATGTTAAATTTGGGATGATGAAACAGATCAAGCTTTAATTTGATTCAGATACATGAACAACTGTCTACtttataaacagtactgtatgtagtagaagtatgtacaggtagtggacaaaaaaatggaaacacctgggtaaatgagggacaccaagtatattgaaagcaagggctttcacacaggtgtggctcatgtgttaattaagaaaataacatcccaacatgcttagggtcatgtataaaaatgctagacaggcctggttgcctataattatggctagcatggctgcaagaggagacctcagtgactttgaaagaggggtgattgttggggcacgtttggcaggagcttcagtgacaaacacagctcaacttgctgatgtttcacaagcaacggtgtctaaggtgatgtcggcatggaactccgagggaaagacatcatcagcaaagggcaacagtgggcggaagcacatactccaggatcatgatatccgtgcattaattcgaagggCAAGGcgaaacaggcgagcaactgcagatcaactgactgcaaatttcaacctggggcacgagcagccagtgactttacattggtgtttccatttttttgtccactacctgtaggtaAAGTTTGGGATGGAAGATTATCAGTGTTTGAATTACTGAAGTGCAGTGCAGAAGGTAGCTGGTTGGAGCATCAATTCTAACTGTGAATTGTGTATGCAGTTTTCTGAACTGGTGCAATGCCAGCATTTATCCTGTTTGTACAGCAATCCAAAACATCTTAGCATATGTACTGGCATAAACACAGAATGGGTATTTGGATTTCATTTTCAGAAGTTACAATTTCAGTTACTAAACCAGTGCACATACTGTAATATTcaattatttaaatcatttaagaCAACACACTTAAAAGTctaggttttaaaatcaataagcATCTGTACCCAGCGGTCCAGATAAACTGCACATCTGCTGTTTTTAAGCATTACAAAGTCAGAAATATGCACGAAATTTacatttaatgtgtaaaaatacacattgcTATTTTGCTGCagagcttgtctgcctcccctaaaacttcatCTCCcaacaatgtcttcagttactaggaaactgtacacaagaaaaaacaacccaacagtATCCAAtagctagccctgttgtctttgcagccaatcaaaTTAATGAGAAACatttcgaagctacacaggttgaagtgtaaacacccagtccagctacaaatccaactggaaccatcatcagaggcaaccgctaaaaaaaggtgcctataatattaaacaaactgttttataacttattaatgcatttccttgttttatttatctgtatggcttcaTATTGAAGTTTtattgcagtcagtgtgataccttgaaaaaaatgtgctgagcagtagttcaaagtaactgcagttaaaatggaaggatATTTTTTAATGCcaaccccattaccattaaagattgtacagtatttatcgagattattcatgacttcaaggtaacgTTGCATTTttccccctgaaaatacattttacgcTCTCAGTGTTAGAGTgcaagttactcccagacccaaaaccttatctggagtgctgtcAGTACCATTTACACAGCCCTCCCTCTTGTTTTACTTCAATTCTTAAGTTTTGAATAAGTTTATAAATTTCTATCAAAGTACAACACTAGTCTTCTTTTCCACATTGGTCCACAGGTATTGAGGTTATTTAGAAAACTTGGAAGTAGATTTGGCATAAACTTATTACCTTTTATCCTTTGTATTACTAGAAATGTGCTTTGATTTTGTACTTTAATTGATATTGTGTTTTGCTCAGTTAAGTGATGATAAATACTTCATGCACAAAACGTAATTTTTTTGGTTTCATACAACAGCATGTTAAGTATCCAAAGCTCCCTACATCCATTAGTTTCTCAAAATCCAACCTTTCATTaaatagacattttaaaaatacaatatacaagtgtatacatatatatttttatttaactacaTATTTCCATCAATCTGCATGTTTTCCTCAAGAATATCCAAAAGAGTCTCATTTTCTTCATATTCTTTCAATGACTGAATCATATGGTCAAGGAGCTCTTCACCCATCATAAATCCCTTAATATCGTGAACAGTTTCACTTATTCTGTGGTCAGTAACCCTGTCCTGGGGAAAATTGTATGTTCTGATCTTCTCTGATCTTCCTTTGGTTCCAATCTGTCAAAAGAACAAGGACTTCAGGTCAGAAAGTGTGATGAAACACCTCACTGCAATGCATGTAAGATTGTATTTATAAAACACCATTATGTTTAAGATGATTGGTATTGTGGattaaaataccaaaacagtAGAGTCACATCAGTGATTAAGCTTTTATGTGATTTCAGTTAGAATCATATCTATCCAAATTAAACcacttgttttaatattttcagaaTTTTGATCTTAAAACCTATATATATGATGACTttcatagaaagaaaaaaaataaaaataaataactgacaATTTTGCTAAGGTATCAGTTAATCACTTGGAAAGCTTACATTCCAGTGGCTGCAGCAAGTATTCTGAGCAGATATATTTAACAATTTGGCTGCTGGTGAGGCAATGAGTATCCTTTTTACTGCCtcctttataattttttttaacttttaatatgcagttcatttaaatttgaaaaacatACTGAATATGGAGCTGCTTTTAGTTTTAGTCTATTGGAGGAGAAAAGTTCAATTTGTTAATAAACAGTGCACAAAGCAACACACTTCCTGTACGGTGCTCCGATTACTCTGTATgtaattgaccttttttttttttttcaagtttaaatatatttgtaataccTACTTGGACCTTTCGAGCATTGTATCTTTTACTTGTTTCTTCTTCAAGTTTCATGCTGTAGAGTTTTGCACGCAACACTTGCattgctttttctttgtttttcagcTGAGATCTCCCCTGCTGACACTCAGATACCACACCTGAAAATGTGAAATAGTGACCTTTAATAGGAGCATTGACTTATTTGGATTAAAACAAGCTGTGTGTTTTGATTGCCAAAACATTCCCTCTCAGTTTTACCCTTCACAATACTAGAATCCTGCTTGCACCAATTTACTGATCTTAGCTGGGGGCCCACAGGAAGTGTTGTCTGGGCCTGTGCACTCCTGTGGAATTACAGAGGAAAGCTGGCTGGGACTAGATCTTTAAGGACCACTACTGGTCAGGGGCCTGAGATTCCAGATAGTTTCCTAGAGACCAGATGATATCAAGCCATTCTGATACGTAAGTTGATTGCAGTGCTGAGGCTACATTCAAatggtgtttaaaacaaaaaacaaaaaaaacacaaaaccgtGCGGCTATTTCTCGCAACTACAACTATTTTATTAAACCACTCTCATTCAACCTAGATTAGATACAATATACAcaccataattaaaataaaaacattcttatCTATGCTCTATGCACTAGGTAGCAATTTTaagtatgattattttttttaaactaattttgAAGAACTGCTACTGCAAAGTAACTCTGTTTAATTACCTGTTGGAATGTGTAAAATCCGCACTGCACTGTCAGTGGTGTTGACATGCTGGCCACCGGCCCCACTTGCTCGCTTTGTTTCAATCCGCAAGTCTTTTAAATGAATGGTGAAATTAATCTGATAAAAAAAGCATCACATTATTTTCTcagcaatatataatatatagagtTTCAGTGGGCATTGGGTATATTTTAATGTCTTCATTACCATTATTTGGGAATCTTGGGGCCCATTTTTAATCACAGGGCAAGGCACTAATGTGAAGGCAAATGTTGTTAGCAAGCGATTACAGGGTGCTAAGTGTGCACAATCAGACTTTGCCATGTGAAGTTATTTTGGTGCCATATTTTCCCCTGAGTTTTTATGGCTGCGCTACTGCCTGGTATCATCCATACATTTGGGGAGAGCCCTCATTAGCATTTTCACCTAAGCGAGAGCAAATCACAGAGTAGCTACTgaacatacaataaaaacagcagcTTAATAGGAATTAATAGGAATTACAGATTTCAGTTTGCAGGTATTGCCATTGTGAATATTTTGTACAAGCATACATATATCAAATATTTACATAAAGATATGATACGGATGTTATATAATTTAGAGACCCCCAAATAACAATAAATGTCAGTGATTTTGAATCAAAATAAAGTATGGTATATTTTGTACTGCTTCGCGGCTTTCCCCATCAGCTCGAATGACATATACATACAccttatgtgatggc encodes:
- the mtrf1l gene encoding peptide chain release factor 1-like, mitochondrial isoform X3, whose amino-acid sequence is MEVTAGVGGQEAMLFTAEMFDMYQNFASFRSWRFEILEYFPSEIGGLRHATASISGPASYKHMKYEGGVHRVQRVPKTEKQGRTHTSTMTVAILPLPTEINFTIHLKDLRIETKRASGAGGQHVNTTDSAVRILHIPTGVVSECQQGRSQLKNKEKAMQVLRAKLYSMKLEEETSKRYNARKVQIGTKGRSEKIRTYNFPQDRVTDHRISETVHDIKGFMMGEELLDHMIQSLKEYEENETLLDILEENMQIDGNM